In Marinobacter sp. M3C, the genomic stretch TGCCGACAAGGTGGGTTTTCCGTGCATTATTCGGCCTTCGTTTACTATGGGCGGCTCCGGCGGCGGCATTGCGTACAACCGTGATGAATTCGAAGAAATCTGCATTCGCGGGCTGGATCTGTCGCCCACCAACGAACTGCTGATCGACGAATCGCTGATCGGCTGGAAAGAATACGAAATGGAAGTGGTGCGTGACAAAAACGATAACTGCATTATCGTGTGTGCCATTGAAAACTTCGACGCCATGGGCGTGCACACCGGCGACTCTATCACCGTGGCACCGGCGCAAACCCTGACCGACAAAGAATACCAAATCATGCGTAACGCCTCGCTGGCGGTTTTGCGTGAAATCGGTGTGGAAACGGGCGGCTCCAACGTGCAGTTTGGCATTCATCCGGATACCGGTCGCATGGTGGTGATCGAGATGAATCCGCGGGTGTCGCGTTCCTCGGCGCTGGCGTCTAAGGCCACCGGCTTTCCCATTGCGAAAGTGGCGGCCAAGCTGGCGATCGGTTACACCCTGGACGAGTTGAAGAACGACATTACCGGCGGCATTACCCCCGCTTCGTTCGAGCCCAGCATCGATTACGTGGTGACCAAGATTCCACGGTTCACCTTTGAAAAATTCCCCCAGGCTGACGCCCGCCTGACCACCCAGATGAAATCGGTGGGTGAGGTGATGGCCATTGGCCGTACCTTCCAGGAATCGTTGCAGAAAGCTTTGCGCGGCCTTGAAGTAGGCTCTGACGGCTTTGACGAAATGCTGCCGGAATTTGACAGTGAAGAAAGCCGGCAAACGTTGACCCGCGAGCTGAATGTGCCCGGTGCCGAGCGCATCTGGTACATCGGTGATGCCTTCCGCGCGGGACAGAGTGTGGCGGATATCTTTCGCCAGACCCACGTAGATCCCTGGTACCTGGTGCAGATTGAAGACTTGATTAAAGAAGAGAAGGCGCTGCAGGCGTCTGGCAGGGCCGAGCTGGACCACGCTACCCTGTTTCGCTTGAAGCGTAAGGGGTTCTCCGACGCGCGCCTGGCGAAGCTGATGGGCGTGAAAGAAGACGCCTTCCGCGCTATGCGCCACGGGCTGGGCATTCGTCCCGTGTATAAGCGTGTAGACACCTGTGCTGCGGAATTTGCCTCAGACACCGCCTACATGTATTCCAGCTATGAAGAAGAATGCGAGTCGAACCCGACTGACCGTGAAAAGATCGTGGTCATTGGTGGCGGTCCCAACCGTATTGGTCAGGGCATCGAGTTTGATTACTGCTGCGTACATGCGGCCCTGGCGATGCGTGAAGATGGCTATGAAACCATCATGATCAACTGCAACCCGGAAACCGTGTCGACCGATTACGATACCTCTGACCGCCTGTATTTTGAGCCGATCACCCTGGAAGACGTGCTGGAAATTATCCACGTTGAAAAACCCAAAGGTGTGATTGTGCAGTACGGTGGTCAAACCCCGTTGAAGCTGGCCCGCGGCCTCGAAGCCGCTGGTGTGCCCATTATTGGCACCAGCCCGGACGCCATTGATTGCGCCGAAGACCGTGAGCGGTTTCAGAAGCTGATCACTGAACTGGGTCTGAAGCAGCCCGAGAACGCCACCGTGCGCAGCCATCAAGAAGGCATTGTCGCCGCTCGCAAGATTGGTTACCCGCTAGTGGTCCGCCCGTCTTACGTGCTGGGTGGCCGCGCCATGGAAATCGTGTATGGCGAAGACGAACTGGAGCGATACATGCGCAACGCGGTGCTGGTATCTAACGACAGCCCGGTATTGCTGGACCACTTCCTGAACGCCGCGATAGAGGTAGATATAGACGCTATTTGCGACGGCAAAGACGTGGTCATTGGCGGTATCATGCAGCACATAGAACAGGCCGGTATTCATTCCGGTGATTCTGCTTGCTCACTGCCGCCATACAGCTTGCCCGCTGATGTTCAGAACGCCATGCGCGACGCGGTCAAACAGATGGCGCTGGCGCTAAATGTGGTCGGTCTGATGAACGTGCAGTTAGCCTGGCAAGACGGTGAAATCTACGTCATTGAAGTGAACCCCCGTGCCTCGCGTACCGTGCCGTTTGTGTCCAAGGCCATCGGCGTGTCCTTGGCCAAAGTGGCCGCGCGGGTTATGGCCGGCACATCGCTGGCGGAGCAAGGCTTTACCCAAGAAATTATACCGGCGCATTACTCGGTGAAAGAGTCGGTGTTCCCGTTCAACAAGTTCCCTGCGGTTGATCCGATTCTCGGGCCGGAAATGAAGTCTACTGGCGAGGTGATGGGCATCGGCGACAGCTTTGACGAAGCCTTCGGCAAAGCCGTACTGGCTGCCGGCGAGCGTCTGCCATCTCAGGGTGTCGCTTTCATGTCGTTGCGCGATGTCGATAAGCACGGCGCTGAACGTGTAGCGCGTTCGTTGGTCGAATGCGGCTTCAAGATAATTGCCACCACCGGCACTGCCGCCGCCCTGCGCAAAGCGGGTGTTGAAGCAGGGTTAGTGAACAAGGTTCATGAGGGTCGCCCGCACATTGTGGATGCCATTAAAAATGGCAAAGTTCAACTCGTGATCAACACCACTGACGGCCGTAAAGCGGTGTCGGATTCGTCCCAGATCCGCCAGTCCGCGTTGCAGGCTAAGATCAGTTACACCACCACCCTGGCAGGTGGCGAAGCCTTCTGCCGGGCCATCAAGTTTGGTCCGGAGCGTACGGTTCGCCGCCTTCAGGATTTGCACTCAGGAAAATAAAATTATGTCGGCAAGAGTACCAATGACCACGTTGGGCGAAGCACGCCTGCGTGCCGAGCTGCAGAAGCTGAAATCGAAAGATCGTCCGCGCGTCATTGCTTCCATCGCTACCGCACGTGAACACGGCGATCTGAAGGAAAACGCGGAATACCACGCTGCCCGTGATCAGCAAAGTTTTATTGAAGGCCGGATCCAGGAAATTGAAGGTAAGCTCGGTGGCGCTCAGGTGATTGATGTCACCACCATCGAAAACACCGGTAAAGTGATTTTTGGTACTACCGTTCACCTGCTGAATACGGACACCGATAAACAGGTTATATACCAGATTGTTGGTGAAGACGAAGCGGATATTAAAGACGGTAAAATTTCGGTGTCGTCACCCATTGCCCGTGCACTGGTAGGCCGCAGAGGAGGCGATGTAGTCGCCATTCGCGTGCCGTCTGGCACAGTGGAATATGAAATTGAGAAGGTTGAGTACATCTGATTAGCGATGTGACTTACACAAAAAAGCCGGTCTGGAATTTCCGACCGGCTTTTTTGTGTCTGCTGTATGCGCAACCTGCGCCTTGGTCAGTGCTTAAGGCGCAACAAATTGGACAGCTTGGGGTTTGGTGTCTTGGCGCGGCGCAAAATCACAGCAATTTTACCAATGGTCTGAACGACTTCAGCCTTGGCGTCGGCACACAGTTCGGTCACCGCCTGTTGGCGTGTTTCGCGATCCTGGCTAGCGATTTTTATCTTGATCAGCTCGTGGTCGTTCAATGCCCGCTCCAGTTCTTCCTGAAGGTTTTCGGTCAGGCCCTTATCACCTACAATAATGACCGGTTTCAAATTGTGGGCGATCGCCCGGTATTCCCGGCGCTGTTCTGGTGAAAGGCTCATGATGCAATCTCTTTATAGCGGCAATTAACAAAAGGTCAGCACTCGTTGTGCTGCCGTCAACGTATAATGTTGGGATTGTAGCAGAAAGTGCGGCAAGAAAAATTGCCGTTAACACTTATCGCGCGGGCCTTTTTGGCCCATTAATGGAACGATACCTGCTCCAATCAGTCGAATCCTTTGGTGGTGGTATTGCAATTCGTTATCAAGTCCCCCACTTAAAGAATTCAGGTATTTCGGTTGCTGGCACCCGCAGCCAGAAATGACCGGCAAGTTTGGTGACAGCAAGGCCATTTCTGGTGAACGGCCGTAGAAATGGTGTAAGGTGTCGAAAAAGGGCGTGCCATGGCGCAGCCCGGCAATTCACAGGTGGTGATCCTTGAACAATATGGCAAAAAATCTGGTTTTATGGCTGGTAATAGCCGCAGTGCTACTGATGGTGTTTCAAAATTTCACTCCTACCACCAGCGGCCAACAAGTCAACTACTCCCAGTTTGTGGAGATGGTTCAACAGGGCCGGGTAAACCAGGTCACGATTGACGGTCTGCAGATTGAGGGTACACGCCCCGACGGTTCACAGTTCCAGACGGTCCGCCCGCAAGTGGCTGACAACAAGCTGATGGACGACCTACTGGCCAACAACGTTGAGGTGATCGGCAAAGAACCCGAGCGCCAGAGTCTGTGGACCCAATTGCTGGTCGCCGCATTCCCGATTCTGATTATTATTGCGCTTTTCGTATTCTTTATGCGGCAGATGCAGGGTGGCGCCGGCGGCAAGGGCGGCCCGATGTCGTTCGGTAAGAGCAAAGCCCGCCTGATGAGCGAAGACCAGATTAAAAACACCTTCGCGGATGTTGCAGGCGTAGACGAAGCCAAAGAAGACGTAAAAGAACTGGTGGATTTCTTACGTGATCCCAGTCGATTCCAGCGCCTGGGCGGCCGGATTCCCCGTGGCGTTCTGATGATCGGTCCTCCGGGCACGGGTAAAACCTTGCTGGCAAAAGCCATCGCCGGTGAGGCCAAGGTGCCATTCTTCTCGATCTCCGGTTCAGACTTTGTCGAAATGTTCGTTGGCGTGGGTGCATCCCGTGTACGCGACATGTTCGAGCAGGCCAAGAAGCAAAGCCCGTGCATCATCTTTATTGACGAGATTGATGCGGTCGGTCGCCACCGTGGCGCCGGCATGGGCGGCGGGCACGACGAGCGTGAGCAAACGCTGAACCAGTTACTGGTGGAAATGGACGGGTTTGAAGGCAACGAAGGCGTTATCGTGATTGCCGCCACCAACCGCCCGGATGTTCTAGACCCTGCATTGCTGCGCCCTGGCCGTTTTGACCGTCAGGTGATGGTGAGCCTGCCAGACATTCTGGGTCGCGAACAGATCTTGAAGGTACACATGAAGAAAGTGCCGCTGGATGACGACATTAATCCTGCCGTTATTGCCCGTGGTACGCCTGGCTTCTCCGGTGCCGACCTGGCTAACCTGGTGAACGAGGCAGCGCTCTTCGCAGCCCGTCGCAACAAGCGTTTGGTGTCTATGGAAGAGCTGGAACTGGCGAAAGACAAAATCATGATGGGCGCGGAACGCAAGTCCATGGTGATGAACGAAAAAGAGAAACTGAACACCGCGTATCATGAATCTGGCCACGCCATTGTCGGGCGCCTGATGCCAGAGCACGATCCCGTGTACAAAGTGAGTATTATCCCTCGCGGCCGTGCTTTGGGTGTGACTATGTTCTTGCCGGAAGAAGACAGGTATAGCCATTCCAAGCGTTTCCTTCATGGCCAGATCAGCAGTTTGTTTGGTGGCCGCATCGCTGAAGAGCTCACATTGGGTGCAGACGGTGTCACCACCGGTGCCTCTAATGACATTGAGCGGGCGACCAGTCTGGCTCGCAACATGGTGACCCGCTGGGGTCTGTCGGAAAAGTTGGGCCCGCTGCAGTACGGTAGTGAGAATGATGAACCGTTCCTGGGTCGTACCGCTGGGCAACAACAAACAGTGTACTCGCCGGAAACCGCGCAGCGTATCGATGAAGAAGTGCGTAATATCATTGATACCTGTTACGAGACCGCCCGCAACGTATTGGTCGAGAATCGCGGTAAGCTGGACTTGATGGCCGAAGCTCTTATGAAGTACGAGACTATTGATCGGCTCCAGATCGACGATATCATGGAAGGCCGTGTTGCCCGTACGCCAAAAGGCTGGGACGATCGGGGTGGTTCTTCGGGTGGCGAGGCTACTTCAATAGACAAAGAAGGTCCTTCGACTGAAGGCAACGTTAATGGCAAAGCCGGCGACGATTCTCCAGGTGGCGTTGGCCGCCCGGCCGGAGAGCACTGAGAGATCTGTCACGCGCTAGTTAGGAAGAAGTAGAAAACGCCGCCCGCTTTGGGGCGGCGTTTTTCATTGTAAGGCCCCCAAATTATTCGCCGAGGTTGGAATGAAGATGAATTTTGCCGGGCGCACGCTGGACATGGCTCAGTGTCACGTAATGGGCGTGCTGAATGTAACGCCTGATTCGTTTTCCGACGGTGGTCGGTTTGATCGCCCGCAGCAGGCTCTGGCCCATGCCCGCCAAATGGTTAAAGACGGCGCCCGTTTTATTGATGTGGGCGGCGAGTCTACCCGTCCTGGTGCCAAGCCTGTCAGTCTGCAACAAGAGCTGGACCGGGTGTGCCCGGTGGTAGAGGCCATTGCCGGCGAACTGGACGTGGTGATTTCCGTAGACACCAGTTCGCCGCAGGTGATGACTCAAACTGCGGCCTTGGGTGCCGGGCTGATTAATGACGTGCGAGCGCTAACCCGCGAAGGCGCCTTACAGGCTGCCGCAAACACCGGTTTGCCGGTGTGCCTGATGCACAGCCAGGGCGAGCCGGATACCATGCAGAATAACCCGCAGTATCAGGATGTGTGCGCACAGGTCATTTTGTTTCTGACACAGCGAATACTCGCGGCACAGGGCGCCGGCATTGATTCTTCAAGAATCATGCTGGATTTGGGTTTCGGTTTTGGCAAAAGCCTGGAGCATAATTTGCAGCTGCTTGCGCGGGCAGAGCAATTTACTGTTTTGGGGTATCCTCTTTTGTTGGGGCTGTCGCGCAAATCTATGTTGGGCGCTATTACTGGTCGCAATGTGGAAGAAAGGTTGCCGGCAAGCCTTGCTACCGCGACAATATGTGCCATGAAAGGCGCGAGTGTTGTGCGTGTGCATGACGTTCGGGAAACGATAGATGTCGTTAAAATGGCGGCGGCGATCAAAGGAGCGGTGTGATGTCAGGCAGGCAGTATTTTGGTACCGATGGAATTCGTGGCCACGTCGGTGAGGGCCCTATTACTCCTGAGTTCATGTTGCGTTTGGGGTGGGCTGCAGGCCAGGCGTTTAAACGCGAGGGTCAGCGTAACAGCGTAATGATCGGCAAAGACACCCGGCTGTCAGGCTACATGTTTGAATCTGCGCTCGAAGCCGGCCTGGCTGCAGCAGGGGTAGACGTAAAGCTGCTGGGCCCTATGCCAACACCGGCTATCGCCTACCTTACGCGCACATTCCGCGCTTCGGCCGGTATTGTGATCAGTGCTTCGCACAATCCTCATTACGACAACGGTATCAAATTCTTCTCGGCAGACGGCACCAAGCTGGATGACGCCTTGGAAGCCGAAATCGAGCACTGGCTGGAACAACCGCTGACGGTGTGTGATTCGGCAGAACTCGGCAAAGCGTCGCGCATTGATGACGCCCCCGGCCGCTACATAGAATTTTGTAAAAGTACCGTGCCCAATGAATTTACTCTGGAAGGCATGAGCATTGTTTTGGACTGCGCTCACGGAGCTACCTATCACGTTGCGCCAAAAGTGTTTCGTGAGTTGGGAGCGAACGTATCGGTGATTGGCGCAGCACCCGATGGTCTTAATATTAACCTCAATGTGGGCTCAACCTACCTTGCAGGTCTGAGTCAGGCGGTTCTAGACAGAAAAGCCGATCTGGGGATAGCCTTTGATGGCGACGGTGACCGCGTGCTTATGGTCGACCGTGACGGGTCCGAAGTAGACGGCGATGAGCTGTTGTATGTGATTGCCTCACAGCGCCATGCCGAAGGCCGCCTGAAAGGCGGTGTGGTGGGTACCCTGATGACCAATCTTGGCGTTGAGTTGGCGTTGAAGGAGCTGGGGATTGAGTTCGAACGCGTCAACGTGGGTGACCGCTACGTGATGGAGCGGCTGTTGGCTAAGGGCTGGTTCCTGGGTGGCGAAGGTTCTGGTCACATGGTAATTCGTGACTGTACCAGCACCGGCGACGGCATTGTGTCGGCGCTTCAGGTGATGCTCGCTATCTGGAAATCAGGTAAAACCCTGGCTGAAATTCGCCGGGGTATGTGCAAGCTGCCGCAGACCATGATCAATGTGCGAGTGACCAAGCGCTTCAACCCACTTGAGCGCGAAGATATTGTGGCCGCTGTAAGTCGCGCCGAAGCCGAGCTCGGCAGCGACGGCCGGGTGTTGTTGCGGGCATCTGGCACCGAGCCACTAATTCGAGTCATGACAGAAGGTCAGGATGCCGAGGTGATTGAGCGCATTGCCCGGCAACTAGCGAAGGTGGTGGAAAGCTCGATTTCCTGATCAGAGTCAGCGGCAAGCAGTTGTTTGGCCTTGGGGTGTGGGGTATAGTTCGCATCTCTTTTCGGCGGACTCACCCCGCCGCTTGCGAATGAATAAAGGTGTGTTATGCGTCGTCGCATTGTAGCCGGAAATTGGAAAATGAACGGGTCCCAAAGCCTGGTCAACGAGTTGGTTGGCCCGGTTGCACAGCAGGTGCGCGAATTGGGTATTGAGGCGGTTGTTTTCCCGCCCGCGCTCTATGTTTCCGCGGTGATTCAGGCTGCTAACAACGCAATTGCAGTGGGCGTGCAAAATGTCAGTGAGAAGGCAAAGGGCGCCTACACCGGCGAGCTCTCCGCACCTATGGCAGCCGATGTCGGTTGTCGTTATGGTTTGGTGGGCCACTCCGAGCGACGTCAGCTGTTTGGCGAAACTGATGCGCAGGTGGCGGTAAAAACCGAGCAGCTGCTGAATGCAGGCTTGAACGCCATCGTGTGCGTGGGGGAGACTCTGGAACAGCGCGAAGCCGGGCAGGCCGAAACAGTCGTTGCCACCCAGGTGCGTGACGGTTTGAGCAAAGTGACACCAGAGCAATGGGGGCAGATTGTGGTTGCTTATGAGCCTGTTTGGGCCATAGGCACTGGCAAGACCGCCACCGGCGAAGACGCCCAAGCCATGCATAAGGCCATTCGTGGCGTACTGGCAAATATGGGTGCTCCAGCCGAATCCATTTCTTTGCTTTACGGCGGCAGCGTAAAAGCGGATAATGCAGCCGCACTTTTCGCTGAGCCGGATATAGACGGCGGATTGATCGGCGGTGCGTCTTTGAGTACAACAGATTTTGTCAGTATCTGCCAGGCGCTGCCGACAGATACCCATTGTTAAAGGTTTGCGAGCGTCTTTATGGATTTGATGGAAACTTTGATCGTTGTCCTGCACGTGGTTATTGCCGTGGCTCTGGTGGGTCTGGTGCTGATCCAGCAGGGCAAGGGCGCTGACGCCGGTGCAGCCTTTGGTGGCGGAGCGTCGCAGACCGTGTTTGGCAGCCAGGGCAGTGGTAGCTTTTTGACCCGCTTCACGACCTTTTTGGCCATCGCGTTTTTTGTAACAAGTTTTACGTTGGCGATTTTCGCCAAGCAGCGCGCTGAAGTAGCGGGTCAAGCTGGTATTCCGATGGTTCAGGAATCCCAGCCTTCCGCTGTAGATCCTGCCAGCGAAACCGGCGGCGGGCAGAGCGATCTGCCTGGCCTGGAGTAACCGAATTGCCCAAGTGGTGGAACTGGTAGACACGCCATCTTGAGGGGGTGGTAGCGAAAGCTGTGCCGGTTCGAGTCCGGCCTTGGGCACCATATGCAGTGAAAAAATGGCCTGGTTTTCTAGGCCATTTTTTTGGTCAGTCCTTGACCAGTGAGGTCTGCGGCTCTATACTCCGCCGCAGATTGGGTGCAGTCGAAGTTTGGCTGGCGTCCGGCAGGCAAAGTGTCTGCTAGCATTAGGCGCTGTTTAATCGTGCTTTTTGCGAGTTCTCGCAACAAACAGCCTTTATATCGTGGGCCGTTTGACAAAGGGGCCTGGCGCATCAGGTCCTGGTGCATAAAAAGGGCTGATACACAGCCCTTTTTTTGTTTTTGTAGTCAGCAAATTCTGAATACGGAGATGGCGTAACTTGTCAGCCAAGATTAAACAGTTGGAAGACATTCTGCGGCCGGTGGTTGAAGGCCTCGGCTATGAATACTGGGGTATTGAATTCCGCGCGCGCGGCCACGAATCATTGTTGCGGCTTTTTATTGATGATGTCGAAAAAGGCATCGGCATTGAAGATTGCGAAAAAGTCAGTCGCCAGGTCAGCAGTGTCATGGATGTGGAAGACCCCATACAGAGCGAATACACGCTGGAAGTATCATCGCCTGGAATGGATCGTCCGCTGTTCGAATTGGCTCAGTATCAGGCGTTCGTCGGGCACAAAGTGCAAATCCGTTTGCGTATGGCGTTTGAAGGTCGGCGCAAGTTTCAGGGTTTGCTGAACGGTATTGAAGGCGACGATGTGATTGTGGTGGTTGATGACCACGAATATCTGTTGCCATTCGACAGTATCGACAAGGCGAACATCGTTCCGGTATTCGAGTGACGCACTCTTTGAGCAACACTCTATTCGAGTGACCTTTTATTTGAGTGATGCATGCGAATACATTAAATGGACGCACAGAATATTTTGAAGGCAGGGTAATTCAATGAGTAAAGAGATCTTGCTGGTGGTCGAATCCGTCTCGAACGAAAAAGGTGTCGAGAAAGACGTGATTTTTGAAGCCATCGAATTGGCGCTGGCCACCGCCGCCAAAAAACGCTTCGAAGACGAAGATGCCGATATCCGGGTTTCGATTGATCGCCGTACTGGTGAATACGATACCTTTCGCCGCTGGTTGGTGGTCGATAACGACGCCGTTCCGGCGCTAGGCACCGAGCTGACCTTTCAGGAAGCTGAAGACATCAGCCCTGACCTGCAGCCTGGCGACATGCACGAAGAACAGATCGACTCGGTCGCTTTCGGCCGCATTGGCGCTCAGGCGGCCAAACAGATCATCTTCCAAAAAGTGCGTGAAGCCGAGCGTGCCAAGATTGTAGACAGCTATCGCGGTCGCGTTGGTGAGTTGGTTTCCGGCACCGTGAAGAAAGTGACCCGCGACAACGTGATTGTTGACCTGGGAAATAACGCTGAAGCGTTGCTGCCCCGCGAACACCTGATTGCACGGGAAACTTTCCGCATGGGCGACCGGGTTCGCTCTTTGCTGCTGGAAATCCGCACCGACCACCGCGGCCCGCAGCTGATTCTGAGCCGCTCTGACTCGAAGATGTTGATTGAGCTGTTCCGTATTGAAGTGCCCGAAATTGCTGAAGAGCTGATCGAGATCCGTGGCGCTGCCCGTGATCCCGGCTCGCGCGCAAAAATTGCGGTAAAAACCAACGATCGCCGTATTGATCCGGTAGGCGCTTGTGTAGGGATGCGTGGTTCTCGGGTTCAGGCCGTATCTAACGAGTTGAATGGCGAGCGTGTTGACATAGTGCTGTGGGACGACAACCCCGCGCAACTGGTTATTAACGCTATGGCGCCGGCCGAAGTGGCCTCTATTGTGATGGACGAAGACCGTCACACGATGGATGTAGCGGTTGCAGCGGACAATCTGGCTCAGGCCATTGGCCGTAACGGTCAGAACGTGCGCTTGGCCACCGAACTAACCGGCTGGACTCTGAACGTAATGACCGAAGAGGAAGCTGGCGAGCGCCAGGAACAAGAGCAGGGCCGCCTGTTGGAGCACTTTACCAAGCATCTGGATATCGATGAAGAATTCGCCGGCGTGCTGATTGATGAAGGTTTTAGCTCAATTGAAGAAGTGGCTTACATTCCGATGGAGGAAATGCTGGCGATTGAGGGATTCGACGAAGAAACCGTCACCGAACTGCGCAAGCGTGCCAAAGACGCATTATTGAATCAGGCTCTGGCCAACGAAGAAGCGTTGGATGGTGCTGAGCCGGCTGAAGATTTGCTGGCAATGGAAGGCATAGACCGCGGCTTGGCGTTCAAGCTCGCAGGCATGGGCATACGCACCATGGAAGATCTGGCGGAGCAGTCGGTTGATGACTTGCTTGAAATTGAAGGCATGAATGAAGAGCGTGCAGGTCAGTTAATTATGACAGCACGTGCCCCCTGGTTTGAAGACCAGGCCTAATTCGGGAGGAGGACCAGTATGGCGGAAGTAACGGTAAAACAACTGGCCGAAGATGTAGGCGCTCCCGTGGATCGTTTACTGAAGCAGATTGTGGAAGCAGGCTTGAAAGCGCGTTCTGAGAACGACGCAGTTTCCGGCGACGAGAAACAGCAGCTGCTGACGTATCTGCGCAAGAACCACGGTGACAGTGAGGCCGAGCCTCAGAAAATCACCTTGAAGCGCAAAACAACCACCACGTTGAAAGCCGGCAAGGCTAAATCCGTGAATGTTGAGGTTCGCAAGCGCCGCACGTACATCAAACGCGCGGAAACGCAGTCAGACGAAGCGGAAGAAACAGTGGTGGAAGCGCCGGTCACTTCAGTTGAAGCAACCACAGCGGCTGAAACACCGGTTACAGCGACGGAAACTGTGATCGAAGCCAAGGTTGAAGACACCAACTCTGAAACAGTCAAAGCAGAGCCGGTTGCGGCTGAGCCAGTGGCAGAGAAGGCAGAAAAGCCGGCTGTAATAGCGCCGGCAGACATGCCGATACCTCCGCCTGAAGGCGATGCTAAGGACCGCAAGCCGAAGAAAAAGAAAGAAAACGTTCGCGAACGTAGCGATGATAACGACGACGGCAAGCCGAAGAAGAAATCGGCCGGGCATCGTGGCCCTCGTGGCCGCGCTCAGGATTCGCCGCGGGTTACTTCGGACGAGGAAGACACCAAGCTTCGCAAGCCGCTGCGTTCGAAAAAGAAACCTAAAGAGAAGCAACACGCCTTCGAGAGGCCGACCAAACCTATGGTCAAAGAAGTAGAAGTTCCCGAACTGATCACCGTGGGCGATCTTGCTCATCTTATGTCTGTGAAATCCGTTGACGTGATCAAAACCCTGATGGGTATGGGCATAATGGCCACTATTAATCAGCCCTTGGAGCAGGAAACTGCCATCCTGGTGGTGACGGAGCTGGGCCATACCGCCAAAGCAATCAGTGACGACGCCTTCGAAGAGGCCGTGCTGAGCGAGTTCAGCAGCCAAGAAGGTCAGGAACAAGTTAAACGCGCACCGGTTGTGAGCGTAATGGGTCACGTTGACCATGGTAAAACC encodes the following:
- the glmM gene encoding phosphoglucosamine mutase, with amino-acid sequence MSGRQYFGTDGIRGHVGEGPITPEFMLRLGWAAGQAFKREGQRNSVMIGKDTRLSGYMFESALEAGLAAAGVDVKLLGPMPTPAIAYLTRTFRASAGIVISASHNPHYDNGIKFFSADGTKLDDALEAEIEHWLEQPLTVCDSAELGKASRIDDAPGRYIEFCKSTVPNEFTLEGMSIVLDCAHGATYHVAPKVFRELGANVSVIGAAPDGLNINLNVGSTYLAGLSQAVLDRKADLGIAFDGDGDRVLMVDRDGSEVDGDELLYVIASQRHAEGRLKGGVVGTLMTNLGVELALKELGIEFERVNVGDRYVMERLLAKGWFLGGEGSGHMVIRDCTSTGDGIVSALQVMLAIWKSGKTLAEIRRGMCKLPQTMINVRVTKRFNPLEREDIVAAVSRAEAELGSDGRVLLRASGTEPLIRVMTEGQDAEVIERIARQLAKVVESSIS
- the tpiA gene encoding triose-phosphate isomerase, coding for MRRRIVAGNWKMNGSQSLVNELVGPVAQQVRELGIEAVVFPPALYVSAVIQAANNAIAVGVQNVSEKAKGAYTGELSAPMAADVGCRYGLVGHSERRQLFGETDAQVAVKTEQLLNAGLNAIVCVGETLEQREAGQAETVVATQVRDGLSKVTPEQWGQIVVAYEPVWAIGTGKTATGEDAQAMHKAIRGVLANMGAPAESISLLYGGSVKADNAAALFAEPDIDGGLIGGASLSTTDFVSICQALPTDTHC
- the secG gene encoding preprotein translocase subunit SecG translates to MDLMETLIVVLHVVIAVALVGLVLIQQGKGADAGAAFGGGASQTVFGSQGSGSFLTRFTTFLAIAFFVTSFTLAIFAKQRAEVAGQAGIPMVQESQPSAVDPASETGGGQSDLPGLE
- the rimP gene encoding ribosome maturation factor RimP: MSAKIKQLEDILRPVVEGLGYEYWGIEFRARGHESLLRLFIDDVEKGIGIEDCEKVSRQVSSVMDVEDPIQSEYTLEVSSPGMDRPLFELAQYQAFVGHKVQIRLRMAFEGRRKFQGLLNGIEGDDVIVVVDDHEYLLPFDSIDKANIVPVFE
- the nusA gene encoding transcription termination factor NusA encodes the protein MSKEILLVVESVSNEKGVEKDVIFEAIELALATAAKKRFEDEDADIRVSIDRRTGEYDTFRRWLVVDNDAVPALGTELTFQEAEDISPDLQPGDMHEEQIDSVAFGRIGAQAAKQIIFQKVREAERAKIVDSYRGRVGELVSGTVKKVTRDNVIVDLGNNAEALLPREHLIARETFRMGDRVRSLLLEIRTDHRGPQLILSRSDSKMLIELFRIEVPEIAEELIEIRGAARDPGSRAKIAVKTNDRRIDPVGACVGMRGSRVQAVSNELNGERVDIVLWDDNPAQLVINAMAPAEVASIVMDEDRHTMDVAVAADNLAQAIGRNGQNVRLATELTGWTLNVMTEEEAGERQEQEQGRLLEHFTKHLDIDEEFAGVLIDEGFSSIEEVAYIPMEEMLAIEGFDEETVTELRKRAKDALLNQALANEEALDGAEPAEDLLAMEGIDRGLAFKLAGMGIRTMEDLAEQSVDDLLEIEGMNEERAGQLIMTARAPWFEDQA